In Achromobacter pestifer, the DNA window GGTCGGTGCCGGCGGGCGCCATCAAGCCCTTCCAGGCCATCACCACAAAGCCCTTCTGGCCGGCCTCATCGAAGGTGGGGATGTCGGGCGCGGCAGTGGCGCGCTGATCGCTGGGCACGGCCAGCGCGCGTATCCCGCCGGCCTTGACCTGCGGCAGCAGCGCCGGCATGTTGTCGATCATGAAATCGATGTGGCCGGCCACCAGGTCGGTGATGGCGGGGCCGGAGCCCTTGTAGGGCACGTGCTCGGCCTGGATGCCGGTCTGCTGCTTGAGCAGTTCGCCGGCCAGTTGCGCGGGCGAGCCGTTGCCGGGCGATCCGAAGGACAGCTTGCCGGGGTTGTTGCGGGCGTATTGCAGGAACTCCTGCAAGGTCTTCACCGGCATGGACTTCGTCACCACCATCAGGTTGTGCTCGCGTTCCAGGCAGGTGATGGGCGCCAGGTCCTTGGCCGGATTGAACGGCATGTTGGCGTACAGGCTGGGATTGATGACGGTGGGGCCGGCCGCCGCCAGCAGCAGCGTGTAGCCGTCGGGCGCGGCACGGGCCACGAAGTCGCCGCCAATGTTGCCGCCGGCGCCGGGCTTGTTTTCGACGATGACGGGCTGGCCCAGGATGGGATGCAGCGCCTCGGCCAGCAGACGTCCCAGGATGTCGGTGGAGCCGCCGGGAGCGAACGGCACGATCAGCCTCACGGGCTTGTCGGGATAGGCGGCCGTGGCTTGCGGGGGCAGCGCCGCGCAGGCGAGGGCGGCGGCCATGGCGCCGATCCACTTCGGCAGGTGCTTGTGCAGCATGATGGAAGTCTCCTTTGGTTTGGCGGGCCGCCGGCTTCTGGTGGCTGCGGTCCCTGTGTGCCCTAACGGCCGGGCGTGTAGCCCGCCTGGGTCAGCGTGTGGCGGGCGATATTCAATTGATGGATCTGGCTGGTGCCTTCGTACAGGCGGAACAGGCGCACATCGCGGTAGAAGCGTTCGATGCCATGGTCGGCGATGTAGCCGTAGCCGCCATGCATCTGCACGCAACGGTCCGCCACGCGGCCGCACATCTCCGACGCGAAGTACTTGCAGATCGAAGCGTTCAATGTCACGTCCGCGCCCGCGTCGCGTTCGCGCGCGGTTTGCAGCACCAGCGCGCGGGCGGCCTGGATCTCGGTCTGGCAGTCGGCCAGCATGGCCTGGATCAGCTGGAAGTCCATCAGCGGCTGGCCGAATTGCTGGCGCTCGGCCACGAAGCGCAGCGTGTCGTCCAGCATGCGGATGGCGGGGCCTATGCACAGCGCGGCCAGATGGATGCGTTGCTTGTTCAGCACCTTCATCGCGGTCTTGAAGCCCAGGCCGTCCTGGCCGCCGATGATGTTCGCCGTCGGCACGCGGCAGTCCTCGAAATGCACGGCGGACACGGGCGACCCCGCCTGGCCCATCTTGTCGTAGGGCTGGCCGGTGGACAGGCCAGGAGTGCCGCGTTCAACGATGAAGGCGGTGATGCCCTTGGCGCCCGGCGCGTCAGGATCGGTGCGCGCCATGACGGTGAACAGGCCCGCCAGCGGCGCATTGGTGATGAAGCACTTCTCGCCATTCAGCACGTAGTGGTCGCCGTCGCGCACGGCGGTGGTGCGCAAGGCGGTGGCGTCGGAGCCTGCCTGCGGCTCGGTCAGGGCGAAGCAGCCGGTCAGTTCGCCGGACGCCAGCAGCGGCAGGTAGCGGGCCTTCTGCGCATCGGTGCCGTCGGCCACCAGCGCCTCGGAGCCGATGCCGGTGTTGGTGCCGACGCGGGCGCGAAACGCCACCGAGCATTGGGACAACTCCATGGCAGCCAGGATCAGCTCCTCGGTCGTCATGCCCGCGCCGCCGTATTGCTCGGGGATGGAATAACCGAACAAGCCCTGCGCGGCCATGCTGGCGACCAGGTCCTGCGGCACCTCGTCCAGGCGGGCGACCTCGGCTTCGCGTGGCGCCAACTGCTCGCGCACGTAGCGGCGCAGCGATTCGAGGAATTGCGGGAAACCGTCGGGGTCCCTGATCATGGCTAGTCTCCGTTTCATCGTGGGCGCTGATGCGTGCCGCGCCGTGTTGAATCCAGGCTAGCAAAAGGCCAGGGGATTTGAGACAAGTGTTTTGATATCTTGAACGGCACCTCAGCCGACACCGCCGCCGCTGCTCTATGATCGGCAGGGACGGACCGCGTATTCCGCGCGTGCCGCGCCCAGGACAGCGATCATGACCACCCGCCCAGGCGAGCGCCATGCCGACCCTGCCTTCGCCACCACGCTGGCGCACGGCTTGTCGGTGCTGCAGGCTTTCCGGCACGGCGAGCCGGCGCTCAGCAACCGTGATCTGGCGGACCGCACCGGCCTGTCCAAGGCCACGATTTCACGCTTGACCACCACGCTGATGCAGCGCGGCCTGTTGCGCTACGACGCCGGCCTGCGCCGCTACCGGCTGGGCACCGCGGTGTTGTCGCTGAGCTATCCGCTCCTGGCCAGCATCAAAGTCCGGCAGTTGGCGCGTCCGCTGATGAAGCGCCTGGCTGATGCGGCGGGCGGCTCGGCCTCGCTGGGCATGCATCACGGCTTGAACATGGTGTATGTGGAAACCTGCCGCGGACACGATGCCGTGTCGTTCCGGCCGGATATCGGCGCCTTGCTGCCGCTGCTGCCTTCGGCCATGGGGCGCGCCTGGCTGGCGCAGGCGCCGGCCGGCGAAGTGGAGCCTGTGCTGGCGGCGCTGCGATGCCAGGATCCGGCGGTCTGGCGGCGCCATGCGCCGGACTGGGAGCAGGCGCGGTGCGACTACGCCGAGCATGGCTATTGCGTGGGGCAGGGCGACTGGCACTCGGACGTGCACGCGGTGGCGGTGCCCATGCGCACGCGGGTCGACGGCCAGACGCTGGTGTTCAACTGCGGCGTGCCCGTGACGCGGCTGCGGCCGGGCGACCTGCGCGGCCGCATCGCGCCGCGCCTGCTGACGCTGGTGGCGCGCGTGGAAAAAATGTTGGAACGCCAAAATGACGCATGATCAGGACCGCGAGTTCACCACCACGCTGGCGCGCGGCATCGACATCCTGACCTGCTTCCGGGCCGACCGGCCGGTGCTGGCCAACAAGGACTTCGCGCAGCAGACCGGCCTGTCGCGTAGCACCGTGGCGCGCTTGACGCATACGCTGGTCGAGCTGGGCTTTCTGCAACGCGAGAGCGACCCGGCGCGCTACCGGCTGGGCGCCTCGGTGCTGGCGCTGAGCTATCCCTTGCTGGCCAGCATGCAGATCCGGCAGTTGGCGCGGCCGCTGATGAAGCAGCTGGCCGACCATGCGCGCGGCGCCGTGTCCCTGGTGGTGCGCGACCGCCTGCAGATGGTGTACGTGGAAACGGCCCGTTCCAACGAGGCCTTGCAGACGCGGCCCGACATCGGCGCTTCGCTGCCGCTGCTGTCCAGCGCCGCCGGCAAGGCGTGGCTGGCGCGGGTTTCGGACGAGGAGCGGGCCGCCGTGCTGAACCAGCTGCGCGTGGCGGATCCCCGACATTACGAGACCCACTTCCCCAGCCTGGCGGCCGCGCGCTGCGACCTGGAGCGCAAGGGCTATTGCGGCAACAACCTGGAGTGGCGCCCGGACGCCTACGGCTACGCCGCGCCGCTGGGACGGCCCTACCAGTCGCTGCTATACGTCTTCAATTGCGGCGTGCCCGCGCAGGATGGGCCTTACCCCGAGCGCGCGGCCGACATCGGCCCGCGGCTGGTCGCCCTGGCGCGCGAGACGGAAAGGCTGCTGGGGCTGGCCTGACGTTCCCGGCTTGTCTCCGGGATTCATGACTCCAAGTCAAAAGTGTTTCGCTGTTTCCTGGCTTTTTCCGCAAGGATGGGGGCGGCATACTGGGCGCCTGCCTTCCGATCGGGTCTTTCCCGCGCCCCGGCCCTCCGCGCCGGCCCGCTCCCCGGTCGGCGCAATCGAACCAAGGAAACCAGATGAATCCCCAGGACTCCCAGCCAGTCAAGGCCGGCCTGCCATTGCTGGCGCTCGCCGTCGGCGCCTTCGGCATCGGCGTGACCGAATTTTCTCCCATGGGCCTGCTGCCCGTCATCGCCGAAGGGGTGGACGTGTCTATCCCCAGCGCCGGCATGCTGATCAGCGCCTACGCCATCGGCGTGATGGTGGGCGCGCCGCTGATGACGCTGGCGCTGTCGCGCTGGTCGCGCCGCAACGCCTTGCTGGCGCTGATGGCGATCTTCACTGTGGGCAATGTGCTGTCCGCGCTGTCGCCCAACTACACGACGCTGCTGTTGGCGCGCCTGGTCACCAGCCTGAACCACGGCGCGTTCTTCGGCCTGGGCTCGCTGGTGGCGGCCAGCGTGGTGCCGCGCCACAAGCAGGCCAGCGCCGTCGCCACCATGTTCCTGGGCCTGACCATCGCCAACGTGGGCGGGGTGCCCGCCGCCACCTGGCTGGGGCAGGTCATAGGCTGGCGCATGTCGTTCGCCGCGACCTCGGTGCTGGGCCTGATCGCGATGCTGTCTCTGTGGTTCGCGCTGCCCGCTGGCGAGGCCGGACGCCGCCCCGACATCCGCCGCGAGCTGGCCGTGCTGAAGAGCCCGGTGGTGCTGGTGGCCTTGTTGACCACGGTGCTGGGCGCGGGCGCGATGTTCACGCTCTACACCTACGTGGCGCCGACCCTGGCCGAGCTGACGGGCGCATCGCCCAACTTTGTCACGGCGATGCTGGTGCTGATAGGCATCGGCTTCACCATCGGCAATACCGTGGGCGGGCGCTTTGCCGACCGTTCGCTGGACGGCAGCCTGATCGCCTTCCTGGTGCTGATCATCGTCGACCTGCTGGCGTTCCCGTGGCTGGCCGCGACGCAGACCGGCACGGCCATCGCGTTGCTGATCTTCGGTTTCGGCACGTTTGCGGTGGTGCCGCCGCTGCAGATGCGGGTGATGCGCGCCGCCACCGACGCGCCGGGTCTGGCCTCGTCGGTGAACGTGGGCGCCTTCAACCTGGGCAACGCGGTAGGCGCCGCGGCGGGCGGGGGCGTGATCTCGGCGGGGATGGGCTATGCCGCGGTGCCTGTCGCCGGCGCCCTTATCGCCGCCGCGGGGCTGGGCCTGGTGCTGTGGCAGCGCGCCAGCAACCAGCGCCAGCGCAAGTTGGCGATGCAGGGCTGCTGAAATCGCGCTGCGCAGCAAGTAAAAAGGGCGCCTGTGCATGCAGGCGCCCTTTTTTTCATGCCGGGAAACCGGAGCGATCAGGCCTCGATCCGCTCCACCTTGCCCACCAGCAGGATGTACGACAGCGCGCCCAGCAAGGCCAGCGACGACACGTACACGATGGCCGGCGCGAAGCTGTCCTTGGTCACCAGGAAGCCGATCACGATGGGCGTGCAGATCGACGACAGATTGCCGACGAAGTTGAACACCCCGCCCGTCAGGCCCAAGAGACGCACCGGCGCCAGCGTCGACACCAGCGACCAAGTGATCGACGCCAGCCCATTGCCGAAGAACGCCACGGCCAGGAAGAAGATCACCCACGGCGTGGAGTCGGTGAAATTCGCGCCTATCATCGACGTGGAGATCAAGAGGCCCAGGATGATGGGCAGCTTGCGCGCCAGGCCGACGGTGGCGCCGCGGCGGATCAGGAAGTCCGACAGCACGCCCGAGCACAGCACGCCGACGAACGCCGCCAGGAACGGCACCGACGCCAGGAAACCGGACTTGATGAAGTCCATGCCGCGGTACTTGACCAGGTAGGTGGGGAACCAGGTCAGGAAGAACCACAGCGTGGACGTCAGGCAGAACTGGCCCAGGTACACGCCCCACAGCTTGCGCTTGCTCATGACCAGGCCCAGGTCGTTCCAGTTGAAGGGGGCCTTCTTTTCCTTGACGTTGCGGTCCAGGTCGACCACGCCACCACCTTGCTGGATCAGCTCGATTTCCGCCGCATTGGCGCCCTTGAACTGGCGCGGCTCGCGGTAGATCATGAACCACAGCACGCCCCACACGATGCCCAGGAGGCCGGTGCTGACGAACACCATGTGCCAGCCGTAGTGGTGCTGCAGCCAGGCCAGCACCGGCGTCAGGAACGCCAGGCCGACGAACTGGCCCGACGTATAGAAGCCGATGGCGGTGGCGCGTTCGCGTTCCGGGAACCAGGTGGTGACGACGCGGTTGTTGATCGGATAGGCGGGCGCTTCCAGCGCACCCACGGCCAGGCGCAGCACGAACAGGATGACGAAGCTGCCGGCGAAGCCCATGAAGAACGTGGCCGCCGACCACAGGATCAGCGCGGCCGCGTACAGCACGCGCGGCGACACGCGGTCCACCAGCCAGCCGCCGGGGATCTGCATGGCGGCGTAGGTCCAGCCGAAGGCCGACAGGATCAGGCCTTCATGCACGGTGTCCAGGCCGAATTCGTCCTTGAGCGCGGGCGCGGCGATGGATAGGTTGCTGCGGTCCAGGTAGTTGATGACGACGGTGATGAACAGCATCACCATGATGAGATACCGGCTGCGCGTGGGGCGCTGGGCGCTTTGCAGGCCGGCGTGGGTGGTGGTGGACAAGGGGTGTCTCCTCTTTCTCTTTATCGGCTGACTTTTATCGGCTTACCATTCGGCGAAGCTGCCGTCGGCGTGGCGCCAGACCGGATTGCGCCAGCGGTGGCCCACGGCGGCGCGTTCCTTCACGTATTCCTCGTTGACCTCGATGCCCAGGCCGGGGCCTTGCGGAATCGCGACCATGCCGTCCTCGTAGGCGAAGACTTCGCGGTTGCTGACGTAGTCCAGCAGGTCGTTGGCGGCGTTGTAGTGGATGCCCAGGCTTTGTTCCTGGATGAAGGCGTTGTAGCAACCGGCGTCGATCTGCAGGCAGGTGGCCAGCGCGATCGGGCCCAGCGGGCAGTGCAGCGCCAGCGCCACGTCGTAGGCTTCGGCCATCGCCGCGATCTTGCGGGTCTCGGTGATGCCGCCGGCATGCGAGGGATCGGGCTGGATGATGTCCACATAGCCTTCGGACAGCACGCGCTTGAAGTCCCAGCGCGAGAACAGGCGTTCGCCCAGCGCGATCGGGGTGGAGGTCAGCGGCGCCAGTTCCTTCAGCGCTTCGTAGTGCTCGCTCAGCACGGGCTCTTCGATGAACATGAGCTTGAACGGATCCAGCTCCTTCATCAGCACCTTGGCCATGGGCTTGTGCACGCGGCCATGGAAGTCCACGCCTATGCCGACGTTGGGGCCGACCGCGTCGCGCACGGCGGCCACGTTCTCCAGGCACTTCTCGACCTTGTCGAAGGAATCGATGTATTGCAGCTCTTCGGTGCCGTTCATTTTCACGGCGGTGAAGCCGCGCTCCACCGCGCTCTTGGCGGCGACGGCGGTGTCGGCGGGGCGGTCGCCGCCGATCCACGAATACACGCGGATGCGGTCGCGCACGTTGCCGCCCAGCAGCTGCGACACGGGTACGCCCAGGTGCTTGCCCTTGATGTCCCACAGGGCCTGGTCGATGCCGGCCAGCGCGCTCATGTGGATGGCGCCGCCGCGGTAGAAGCCGCCGCGGTACAGCACGGTCCAATGGTCTTCGATGTTGCGCGGATCCTTGCCGATCAGGTAGTCGGACAGCTCTTCGACGGCAGCGGCGACCGAATGCGCGCGGCCTTCGACGACGGGCTCGCCCCAGCCGACGATGCCGGCGTCCGTTTCAATCTTCAGGAAGCACCACCGCGGCGGCACGATGTAGGTGGTGAGCTTGGTGATCTTCATGCTTGGGTCTCCTGGGCGGGATAGGCGCGTTGCCAGGCTGCGATGAATGCGCGCGCGTTCTGGCCGACTTGGGCGGCCGACAGGCCGGGTTTGTACAAGGCGGAGCCCAGGCCGAAGCCGCTGGCGCCCGCCTGGGCGTAAATCGCGATGTTGTCGGGCGTGATGCCGCCCACGGGCGCCAGCGCGATCGGCGGGCGCAGCACGGCGCGCCAGGCCTTCAGCACGGCCGGGCCGAGCTGCTCGGCCGGGAACATCTTCAGCACATCGGCGCCGGCCGCCAGGGCTGCGAACGCTTCGGTGGGCGTGGCCACGCCGGGGCAGGAGGCCATGCCCAGTTGCTTGGTCCGGCGGATCACGGCGGCGTCGCTGTGCGGCATGACGATCAGTTCGCCGCCGGCCTGCTGCACGCGGGCGCAGTCCTCGGGATCCAGCACGGTGCCCGCGCCGATCAGGCAGTCGGTGGGCAGCGCCGCGCGCATGGCGCGGATGCTTTCCAACGGATCGGGCGAATTCAGCGGCACTTCGATCAGGCGAAAGCCCGCGGCATAGAGTTCCTGCCCTATGGCTTCGGCCTCGGCGGGCTCGATGCCGCGCAGGATGGCGATCAGGCCGCAGTGGGCCATGGCGGTTTGCAGACCGGGATGGTTCATGTTCGGTTCCTATTCCGTGGGGGGCGAGGCGACCAGCCCGGCGCAGACGGCCAGGTGCCACAGGCCGCGCTCGGTGGCGTTCTGCGCCTCTTCGGGCGTGCCCAAGCCGTAATGCTGCATGGCCTGGATATAGCGGCGGCATAGCGCGGGATCGCCGCAAAGCACGATGCGGGGCAGTTCGCCCTGCTGTTGCAACATGTCGGCCAGCGCCGCGATTTCGTGGCCGATGAGCAGGCCAGACAGATAGTCGGCTTGCGATTCGGGCGCCAGTTCGCCGGTCAAGCCGAGCGCGCGCGTGCTGAAGATGGTGGACAGCACGCCCGCGCGGCCGGCGGGCGCTCCGGCGACCTTCAGGCCGCGCTCGAAGGCGGCCATGTCGGCGCTGGCGGCGTCGGCCATGGTCCGGCCCAGGATGGTGTGGCCGCGCAGCGCGGCATAGACCTCGCCGGTCATGAAGGTGTCGAAGTGGGTGACGCGGCCGCGGCGGGCGCTGACCCATTTCGAGTGGGTGCCGGGCAGGCCGATCAGGACGCTGTCCGCGCTGCGCGTCGCCGGGTCCGCCATCACGCCGACGACCTGGGTCTCTTCGCCGCGTATGACGTTGGGCAGGCCATGGCGCTGGATCAGGCCGGGCACGATATGCAGGGAAGGACCGCCATCGCGTCGGACCTCGGTCAGCAGCGTGCCGATGCGTTGCAGGTCGACGGGCACGTCCAGGTAGGCGGCTTCCTTCCAGCCCTGGGCGCTGCCGACCATGCCGCAGGCGATCACCGGCAGGGAAGGCTCGGCGCGCAGCCAATCGCCGCAGGCCTGTTCGAAGGCCAGTTCGAAGCCCGACAGGGCGGTGGTGGCGGCGCCGTCCTGCAACGGCTGGGGCAGGCGCATGATGCCCCAGGGCAGATGGCGCGTATCCAGCGTGCGGCCGGCGGCATCCAGGCGGTAGGCGCGCAGCGAGGAGGTGCCCCAATCCAGCGCGATGAGCGCCGCGCGGGCGGGAGATCCGGTAGTCATCAGAAGCTGTCTCGTTTCTGGCCGCAAACCGGGTTGCCTCCGCGCGGTGAGGCTGGCGCGGCGGTAGGGTTCTGCGGACCTTGTTGTTTCAGGCCCGCCGGACGTTGGTGAGCGTGCGGCGGGCGATGGGAAAAATTCTAGATCAGTGCTTGAAAAATCTCAAAATATAGAATTAAATCCCACATACAGGGAATAAATGGTGAGGTAGCACTATTTCTCCATCCCGCGCGTCCTCCGGGGGAATCGTTCGGAAAACGCGCCTTTTCCCCGCATCCCGCCGCGATCGCGGCGGTTATGCTTGCACTCGTTCTCTTTGTTGCCCGGCTCCGCTTTCATGACCTCTACGCAGAATCCCGACCGTACGCCCACCCTGGATCCCGATGCCGCCGCGCCCGCGGGCACGCAGACGCTGATGCGCGGCCTGGCGGTGGTGCAGGCCGTGTCCGGCGGCGCGCGCGACTTGAAGGAAATCTGCGCTCGCATCGGCGTGGCGCGCAGCACCACGCACCGTCTGGCCAGCTGCCTGGTGCAGGAACGCTATCTGCGGTCCCTGCCCGGCGTGGGCTATGTGCTGGGGCCGAAGCTGATCGAACTGGGCTTCCAGGCGCGTGAGGCCTTTCCCATGGCGACGCTGGCTCGCCCCTACCTGGACAGCCTGGCGGAGCAGACGGGCGATACCATCCATCTCGCCGTGCGCGACAACGACGAGGTCCTTTACCTGGAAAAGATTCCCGGCAAGAAGGGGCTGGAAATGCGTTCGCGCGTCGGGCACCGCATGCCGCTGGCGGCCACTGGCGTGGGCAAGGCGCTGCTGCTGGATACCGAAGAACCGCAATGGAAGGCGCTGTACCGCGTCGGCGCGCCGGTATCGTCGCGCGCGCCCGGCGGCAGCCAGACCTGGGAAGCTTTCCGCGACCGCATGCGCGACTATGCCGCCAAGGGGTATGCGTTCGACCTTGAAGACAACGAACCGTCGATCCGCTGCGTGGCGGCGCCGGTGCGCGACGCTTCCAGCGGCATCGTCGCCGCGATCAGCGTGTCCAGCACGGTGCCCTACATGTCGCTGGAGCGCATGCGCGACATGGTTGTCGTCGTGCAGGGCGTCGCTGCGGGTATTTCAGCCGAACTCGGCTGGAAGGTGGACCGCGGCTGAGGCCGCGGCCCTGCGTCTGGGCCTTATTCCAGCGGCAGCGTCAGCACGCCCTGCGGGGCCGGACGCATCATGACGCGGCGGTACCAGGCCGACAGCGCTGGCGTCTCGGGACGCTCGATCGGCAGGGCCAGCCAGCGGTGGGCAGAGCAGACCAGGGCGATGTCGGCCATGGTCAGGTGGCGGCCGACAATGAACTCGCGGCCTTGCAAGGCCCGATCCAGGATCAGGGCGCGCGCATTTGAACGCTTGACCGAGTTTTCGATGGCGGCGCGGTCGCGCTTGTCCTCGGGCGTGCGGATCAGGCCCAGGAACGCGGGGCCCATGACGCCTTGCCATTCGGTGGCCTGCCAGTCCATCCAACGGTCTGCGTCCGCGCGCATGCAGACGTCTTCCGGCCACAGGCTGCCCGCGCCGTAGCGCGCGGCCAGATAGCGCACGATGGCGTTCGATTCCCACAGCACGAAGCCGCCGTCGTCGATGAGGGGCACGGTGCGGTTGGGATTGAGCTTGGCGAATTCGGGCGTGTCGACCACGCCGAACGGGCCGCCCGCCTGCGTGAAGGAGTGCGGCAGGGCCAGCTCGCGCACAGCCAGCATGACTTTCTGAACATTGACGGACGTCAGGCGTCCCCAGATCTTCAACATGACCAGTCCTTGTAGTGTCAGACGGGCGGCAACTGCCGCCGGGCAAAGCCGCTGTCGCGCGCAAAGCGCGTCCAGTTGAAAGCGGGCCCTGGGTCGGTCTTGCGCCCAGGGGCGATGTGTTCGTGGCCCCAGGCGGCCGCCAGCGGATAGCGTGCGCGCAGGGCCGGCGTCAGCTTGCGCAGCGCCAGGTACTGTTCGTCGTCATAGGGCAGGGTATCCGTGCCTTCAAGCTCTATGCCGATGGAGAAGTCATTGCAGCGTTCACGGCCCGCAAAGCGCGAGACGCCCGCATGCCAGGCGCGCTCGTCGGTGGCAACGAACTGGATGATGCTGCCATCGCGGCGGATGAAGAAATGCGCCGACACACGCAGGCCGCGCAGCCGTTCCAGCCAGGGATGCGAACCGTAGTCCAGCGTATTCAGGAACAGTCCGGCGACTTCAGGGCCGCCGAATTGCCCCGGCGGCAGGCTGATGTTATGCAGCACCAGCAGCGACACCTGCGCGCCGGCGGGGCGCACGTCGCAGTTGGGGGAGGGCATGAGCGAAACACCCGGGGCCGGCGCCAGCCAGCCATGACGATCCAGAAGCAAGGCCATGGGAAGAGAGCATGCGTGTGGTTTCCAACACGCATTATGCCGTGCCGGGCGGCAAGCCTCTAATCGGGCGGATCAGTGCCGGGCGGGGCCCAGGCGCGCGTGTTCCGCGCTGCACCAGGTCTGGCCGTTCTGCTGCAAGGCTTCGGAGCGGGGCAGATGGATGCCGCAGTGGGCGCAACGCACCATGGATTCCGGCGGTTTGGATCCGCGGGCATCGGTCTTGGCCTTTTTCGCGCCCTGCTGGCCGGCTTGCCGCGCCGCCGCCATGCGGCCGGCCAGACGGGCCACGAACAGCACCAGGATGATAAGAACAATCCAGAACAGCAACTTGCCCACTTCAACCTCGATGCAGAATCATTTCCAGCACGAACCGGCTGCCGGTATAGGCCAGAATCAGGAACCCGAAACCCGTCAATGTCCAGCGCAGGGCGACACGGCCGCGCCAGCCCCAGATGTGACGGCCCGCCAGCAGCACCCCGAAAGTCAGCCACGACAGCAACGTGAACACAGTCTTGTGGTCGAACGGCAGGATCTTGCCAGTCAGCTTCATGGACGCCACCGAACCCGTGCCCACGGCCAGGGTCAGCACGATGAAGCCGATCCAGATGATGCGGAACAGCAGTTGTTCCTGCACCAGCAGCGGCGGCTGGGAATCCAGCACCCGGCCAATGATGCTGCGTTCGGCGGGAGCTTCCAGCGGGCGATGCAGGTGGCGGTCCAGCAGCGCCATCATCATGGCGTGCAACGCGGCGATGGTGATCAGGCCATAGGCCGCCAGGGCGATCAGCAGGTGGACGCGCAGCCAGGTGTCATTGGCGTGGGGCACGAACTGCCCCTGCGGGAAGAGCGCGGCCAGGCCGCTGGCGATGGTGGCGGCGGGCAACAGCAGCAATTGCAGGCCATCGATGCGCACCAGCAGGCTTTCCAGCCAGAACACCACCATGCCCAGCCAGATGGCCGCGGACAGGGCCAGCGCCCACCCGATGAACAGATGCTGGGCCCCCAGCATCGATTGTTGCAGCCCGATTCCATGGAGAACCAGGGCACCCAGCAGGCACAGGCGGGCGATTTTGCCGGTCTGTTCCACGCCGCCGCCGCGGGCCAGGCGGATCCAAAGCGACCCTCCCAGCACTGCGTACGCCAAGGCAGCCGCCGTGTGAAATACAATGCCTAGTGACATAGAAACCGTTGTCTGGATGGGGCCTTGGGGCGCATGCCGCCCGAAAGCGCAGAATCCGCGCCTGCGGCCACCGTTCAATCAACTAGTTTAAGCGGAAACGCCTCTCATGCTCGATAACCTAACTCAACGCCTGTCGCGCGTCGTCAAGACGCTGCGCGGGGAAGCCCGCCTGACCGAGGCCAACACCCAGGAGATGCTGCGCGAAGTGCGCATGGCGCTGCTGGAAGCCGACGTGGCGCTGCCCGTCGTGCGCGAATTTGTCGCGCGTGTGAAGGAAAAAGCGCTGGGCGAAGAAGTCTCCAGCAGCCTCAGCCCGGGCCAGGCCCTGGTGGGCGTGGTCCACAAGGAGCTGACCGCCCTGATGGGCGGCGACCTGGGCGCCGACTCCGGCGAACTGTCGCTGGCGGTGCAGCCGCCCGCCGTCATCCTGATGGCCGGCCTGCAGGGCGCCGGCAAGACCACCACCACCGGCAAGCTGGCGCGCTGGCTCAGCGAAGGCCAGCACACCCAGCACGGCCGCAAGACCGGCAAGAAGAAGGTGCTGGTGGTGTCCGCCGACGTCTATCGCCCGGCCGCTATCGATCAGCTGAAGAGCGTGGCAGC includes these proteins:
- a CDS encoding Bug family tripartite tricarboxylate transporter substrate binding protein, with the protein product MLHKHLPKWIGAMAAALACAALPPQATAAYPDKPVRLIVPFAPGGSTDILGRLLAEALHPILGQPVIVENKPGAGGNIGGDFVARAAPDGYTLLLAAAGPTVINPSLYANMPFNPAKDLAPITCLEREHNLMVVTKSMPVKTLQEFLQYARNNPGKLSFGSPGNGSPAQLAGELLKQQTGIQAEHVPYKGSGPAITDLVAGHIDFMIDNMPALLPQVKAGGIRALAVPSDQRATAAPDIPTFDEAGQKGFVVMAWKGLMAPAGTDPAVIERLHAAVVKALQDPQLRARFQELGAEPLASTPAEFAKQIADETAWWAKLVQSTGARIQ
- a CDS encoding acyl-CoA dehydrogenase family protein, translating into MIRDPDGFPQFLESLRRYVREQLAPREAEVARLDEVPQDLVASMAAQGLFGYSIPEQYGGAGMTTEELILAAMELSQCSVAFRARVGTNTGIGSEALVADGTDAQKARYLPLLASGELTGCFALTEPQAGSDATALRTTAVRDGDHYVLNGEKCFITNAPLAGLFTVMARTDPDAPGAKGITAFIVERGTPGLSTGQPYDKMGQAGSPVSAVHFEDCRVPTANIIGGQDGLGFKTAMKVLNKQRIHLAALCIGPAIRMLDDTLRFVAERQQFGQPLMDFQLIQAMLADCQTEIQAARALVLQTARERDAGADVTLNASICKYFASEMCGRVADRCVQMHGGYGYIADHGIERFYRDVRLFRLYEGTSQIHQLNIARHTLTQAGYTPGR
- a CDS encoding IclR family transcriptional regulator, coding for MTTRPGERHADPAFATTLAHGLSVLQAFRHGEPALSNRDLADRTGLSKATISRLTTTLMQRGLLRYDAGLRRYRLGTAVLSLSYPLLASIKVRQLARPLMKRLADAAGGSASLGMHHGLNMVYVETCRGHDAVSFRPDIGALLPLLPSAMGRAWLAQAPAGEVEPVLAALRCQDPAVWRRHAPDWEQARCDYAEHGYCVGQGDWHSDVHAVAVPMRTRVDGQTLVFNCGVPVTRLRPGDLRGRIAPRLLTLVARVEKMLERQNDA
- a CDS encoding IclR family transcriptional regulator is translated as MTHDQDREFTTTLARGIDILTCFRADRPVLANKDFAQQTGLSRSTVARLTHTLVELGFLQRESDPARYRLGASVLALSYPLLASMQIRQLARPLMKQLADHARGAVSLVVRDRLQMVYVETARSNEALQTRPDIGASLPLLSSAAGKAWLARVSDEERAAVLNQLRVADPRHYETHFPSLAAARCDLERKGYCGNNLEWRPDAYGYAAPLGRPYQSLLYVFNCGVPAQDGPYPERAADIGPRLVALARETERLLGLA
- a CDS encoding MFS transporter; the encoded protein is MNPQDSQPVKAGLPLLALAVGAFGIGVTEFSPMGLLPVIAEGVDVSIPSAGMLISAYAIGVMVGAPLMTLALSRWSRRNALLALMAIFTVGNVLSALSPNYTTLLLARLVTSLNHGAFFGLGSLVAASVVPRHKQASAVATMFLGLTIANVGGVPAATWLGQVIGWRMSFAATSVLGLIAMLSLWFALPAGEAGRRPDIRRELAVLKSPVVLVALLTTVLGAGAMFTLYTYVAPTLAELTGASPNFVTAMLVLIGIGFTIGNTVGGRFADRSLDGSLIAFLVLIIVDLLAFPWLAATQTGTAIALLIFGFGTFAVVPPLQMRVMRAATDAPGLASSVNVGAFNLGNAVGAAAGGGVISAGMGYAAVPVAGALIAAAGLGLVLWQRASNQRQRKLAMQGC
- a CDS encoding MFS transporter — its product is MSTTTHAGLQSAQRPTRSRYLIMVMLFITVVINYLDRSNLSIAAPALKDEFGLDTVHEGLILSAFGWTYAAMQIPGGWLVDRVSPRVLYAAALILWSAATFFMGFAGSFVILFVLRLAVGALEAPAYPINNRVVTTWFPERERATAIGFYTSGQFVGLAFLTPVLAWLQHHYGWHMVFVSTGLLGIVWGVLWFMIYREPRQFKGANAAEIELIQQGGGVVDLDRNVKEKKAPFNWNDLGLVMSKRKLWGVYLGQFCLTSTLWFFLTWFPTYLVKYRGMDFIKSGFLASVPFLAAFVGVLCSGVLSDFLIRRGATVGLARKLPIILGLLISTSMIGANFTDSTPWVIFFLAVAFFGNGLASITWSLVSTLAPVRLLGLTGGVFNFVGNLSSICTPIVIGFLVTKDSFAPAIVYVSSLALLGALSYILLVGKVERIEA